One segment of Pseudomonadota bacterium DNA contains the following:
- the gatC gene encoding Asp-tRNA(Asn)/Glu-tRNA(Gln) amidotransferase subunit GatC, producing MKITKEDVKYIAHLARLEIDLGEIDAYTLQLDNILQYMDKLNSLNTEGIEPTSHAMPVMCVLREDRAGSSFSADESTLNAPEKKGGFFKVPPIIEVEE from the coding sequence ATGAAAATTACAAAAGAAGATGTCAAGTATATAGCCCATCTGGCAAGACTTGAAATTGACCTTGGAGAAATTGATGCTTATACGCTGCAATTAGACAATATACTCCAGTATATGGATAAGCTCAATTCTCTCAATACGGAAGGCATTGAACCGACAAGTCATGCCATGCCGGTCATGTGCGTGCTCAGAGAAGACAGGGCAGGAAGTTCTTTCAGTGCTGACGAGTCAACCCTAAATGCACCTGAAAAGAAAGGCGGTTTTTTCAAGGTCCCGCCGATTATTGAAGTGGAAGAATAA
- the gatA gene encoding Asp-tRNA(Asn)/Glu-tRNA(Gln) amidotransferase subunit GatA, which translates to MLRKKEISSVELTGFYLDRIKRYDGELLSYIKVTEDTAMDMARQADAKIAKGEEGRLLGIPLGMKDILCTQGMETTCASQILKGFVPPYDATVIKKLKEEGFVLLGKLNMDEFAMGSSTENSSVQITKNPWDLTRIPGGSSGGSTSATAAGLCAASLGTDTGGSIRQPAGLCGVVGLKPTYGRVSRYGLIAFASSLDQIGPVTRSVTDCAEIMNIIAGYDPMDSTSIPEPVPDYTEHLGKDVKGMRIGIPKEYFMEGIEQDVRSAVENAVSFFVRNGASVVDITLPHTEYAVAVYYIVCTAEASSNLARYDGVKYGLRVDGKDIIDMYKKTRLKGFGKEVVRRIILGTYVLSSGYYDAYYRKAGQVRTLIRKDFDEAFNVCDIIVTPVSPTTAFKIGEKMEDPLTMYFSDIFTIPVNLAGLPAMSVPCGFDNAGLPIGLHIIGKPLGEAGIMQAAYALEAELKPKKIPDSFRK; encoded by the coding sequence ATGCTCAGAAAAAAAGAAATTTCTTCTGTTGAACTTACCGGTTTCTATCTGGACAGGATTAAAAGATATGATGGGGAACTGCTCTCCTATATTAAAGTTACAGAAGATACGGCCATGGATATGGCAAGGCAGGCCGATGCAAAGATAGCAAAGGGTGAGGAGGGAAGGCTTCTTGGCATCCCGCTGGGTATGAAAGATATTCTGTGTACGCAGGGTATGGAAACTACCTGCGCATCTCAGATATTAAAAGGTTTTGTACCTCCCTATGATGCAACCGTTATAAAGAAATTGAAAGAAGAAGGGTTTGTTCTTCTTGGAAAATTGAATATGGATGAGTTTGCAATGGGTTCATCTACAGAGAACTCATCTGTTCAAATCACAAAAAATCCTTGGGACCTTACGCGTATTCCCGGTGGATCAAGCGGGGGTTCGACCTCTGCAACTGCTGCAGGGCTTTGTGCAGCTTCCCTTGGAACAGATACAGGCGGCTCTATAAGACAGCCTGCAGGGCTATGTGGTGTTGTCGGTTTAAAACCCACGTATGGAAGAGTATCCAGATATGGACTTATTGCTTTTGCCTCTTCTCTTGACCAGATAGGGCCTGTTACACGAAGTGTGACAGACTGTGCTGAAATAATGAATATTATTGCAGGATATGATCCAATGGATTCTACCTCTATTCCCGAACCTGTGCCGGACTATACGGAACATCTGGGCAAGGACGTTAAAGGCATGAGGATAGGCATACCGAAAGAATATTTCATGGAAGGTATAGAACAGGATGTAAGGTCTGCCGTTGAAAATGCTGTCTCCTTTTTTGTAAGGAATGGTGCCTCTGTGGTGGATATAACGCTTCCCCATACCGAATATGCCGTTGCCGTATATTATATTGTTTGTACCGCTGAGGCTTCTTCAAACCTTGCACGGTATGACGGGGTTAAATACGGATTAAGGGTTGACGGTAAGGACATTATTGATATGTATAAAAAAACAAGACTCAAAGGATTCGGCAAAGAAGTTGTAAGGAGAATTATTCTTGGCACATATGTACTGTCTTCGGGGTATTACGATGCATACTACCGTAAGGCAGGGCAGGTAAGGACACTTATCAGAAAGGATTTTGATGAGGCATTTAATGTCTGTGATATTATTGTGACCCCTGTTTCACCGACTACAGCCTTTAAAATAGGCGAAAAGATGGAAGATCCTTTGACGATGTATTTTTCCGATATATTTACCATTCCCGTAAATCTTGCAGGCTTGCCGGCCATGTCGGTGCCCTGCGGTTTTGATAATGCCGGTCTGCCAATAGGGCTGCATATTATCGGAAAGCCCCTTGGTGAAGCCGGAATAATGCAGGCGGCCTATGCACTTGAAGCAGAACTGAAGCCAAAGAAGATACCGGACAGTTTCAGAAAATGA
- a CDS encoding DUF294 nucleotidyltransferase-like domain-containing protein, with translation MLLDFSVIEKFISDNQEVLKDKLLLRSERYSILAMLRDKLQTLLENYDIFEKNISSRLFNKIGKAATYEKLRKYHIKSVEGVKEFYLSNQTVPDVHDLFRIIRDAITVRVLQLVEEEMKSDGFESPPTEYVWIGLGSEGRDEQTLLTDQDNMIVYDTGSGQYGSDIVDQYYEAFSNKAMERLNDVGFEKCKGGVMPSNEKWRGSIEAWKKRLEDRLIFERGAFEDLDIIILTDARPMKGNRKLLDEVMAFFFNSLSHNSNIMKEFIRSAVLMPTAITFFGNFKVEKSGDYKDMLNIKLLGWAPLILSVRMLALSNGIYETNTLKRIRLMKEKGVITTEMEKNLIDAYLTFVTFRIMNQIEKSKDNNNNISDANHIKPDMLGQKAREEMRRAMKSVEALQKYIEEVLLFGQPI, from the coding sequence ATGCTGCTTGATTTTTCAGTTATAGAAAAATTTATATCCGATAATCAGGAGGTCCTGAAGGATAAGCTTTTGCTCAGGAGCGAGCGGTATAGCATACTTGCCATGCTGCGGGATAAACTCCAGACTCTGTTGGAAAATTACGACATTTTTGAAAAAAATATTTCATCACGTCTGTTCAATAAAATTGGAAAGGCGGCAACTTATGAAAAACTCAGGAAATACCATATAAAGTCGGTTGAAGGAGTCAAGGAATTTTATTTGAGCAATCAGACAGTTCCGGATGTTCATGATCTGTTCCGTATAATCAGGGACGCAATAACAGTGAGAGTATTGCAGTTAGTAGAAGAAGAAATGAAAAGCGACGGATTTGAATCACCCCCGACGGAATACGTCTGGATAGGACTCGGCAGCGAAGGCCGTGATGAGCAGACACTGCTGACAGATCAGGACAATATGATTGTCTACGATACAGGCAGCGGCCAATATGGATCGGATATTGTAGATCAGTATTATGAAGCATTTTCAAATAAGGCTATGGAAAGACTTAATGATGTGGGCTTTGAAAAGTGCAAGGGTGGGGTCATGCCATCCAACGAAAAATGGAGAGGGTCAATTGAGGCGTGGAAGAAGCGGCTGGAAGACAGACTGATCTTTGAAAGGGGCGCCTTCGAAGATCTTGATATTATAATCCTTACAGATGCCCGTCCCATGAAGGGTAACAGAAAACTCCTTGACGAGGTTATGGCATTCTTTTTCAATTCTCTCAGCCATAATAGCAATATTATGAAAGAATTCATCCGTTCGGCGGTTCTCATGCCCACTGCAATTACCTTCTTCGGCAACTTCAAAGTTGAAAAAAGCGGCGATTACAAAGATATGCTTAATATTAAACTTCTTGGCTGGGCGCCCCTGATATTGTCCGTAAGGATGCTTGCCCTGTCAAACGGCATATATGAAACAAACACATTGAAAAGAATACGGTTAATGAAAGAAAAAGGCGTGATAACAACAGAGATGGAAAAGAATCTGATAGATGCGTACCTTACATTTGTAACCTTCAGAATTATGAACCAGATTGAAAAAAGCAAGGATAACAACAATAACATTTCCGATGCTAATCATATAAAACCGGATATGCTTGGTCAGAAAGCACGGGAAGAGATGCGCAGGGCTATGAAGTCAGTCGAGGCTTTGCAAAAATATATTGAAGAAGTTTTATTATTTGGGCAGCCAATATAA
- a CDS encoding deoxyguanosinetriphosphate triphosphohydrolase, producing the protein MAGFGLAGFKEMNIRNKLEQKEEITLSPFAQKSSKTKGRLKEEAECDIRPAFQHDRDRIIHSKSFRRLKHKTQVFLSPAGDHYRTRLTHTLEVSQIARTIAKALFLNEDLVEAIALGHDLGHTPFGHAGEAALNEIHGGGFKHYEQSLRVVDLLEKEGEGLNLTFEVREGILKHSKGKGEIISRVETDRPTTREAEAVRVSDIIAYINHDIDDAIRGNIITEEDLPIDSRNFLGNTTSDRIDSMVRGVILETLKQDDLNISLSKDLEYQMVKLRTFLYEMVYDSHIVHDDFIKCSRIIKDLYFYFLNNPDALLAETGKHDFYDEQAACVCDFVSGMSDRYAFNLFEKFFLPLPWNIPG; encoded by the coding sequence ATGGCTGGATTTGGTCTTGCGGGTTTTAAAGAAATGAATATCAGAAATAAATTAGAACAAAAGGAAGAAATAACTCTGTCGCCCTTTGCACAGAAAAGCAGCAAAACAAAGGGAAGGCTGAAAGAAGAAGCTGAATGCGATATAAGACCGGCATTCCAGCATGACAGAGATCGTATTATACACAGTAAATCATTCAGGAGGCTCAAGCACAAAACGCAGGTTTTTCTTTCGCCCGCAGGAGACCATTATAGGACAAGGCTTACCCATACACTCGAGGTCTCGCAGATCGCCAGAACAATAGCAAAAGCCCTTTTCCTTAACGAAGACCTGGTAGAGGCCATTGCCCTTGGTCATGATCTGGGACATACACCTTTCGGTCATGCAGGAGAAGCTGCTCTGAATGAGATACATGGAGGCGGGTTCAAACATTACGAACAGAGTCTCAGGGTTGTGGATCTGCTTGAAAAAGAAGGTGAGGGTTTGAATCTTACCTTTGAAGTAAGAGAAGGCATACTTAAGCATTCAAAAGGTAAGGGAGAGATTATCTCAAGGGTTGAAACAGATAGACCTACCACCAGAGAGGCCGAAGCTGTGAGGGTTTCAGATATTATTGCCTATATAAACCATGATATTGATGACGCCATAAGAGGCAATATCATAACAGAAGAAGATTTACCAATTGACAGCAGGAATTTTTTGGGCAATACAACCTCCGACAGGATTGACAGCATGGTTAGGGGAGTAATTCTCGAAACATTAAAACAGGATGATTTAAACATAAGTCTCAGTAAAGACCTTGAATACCAAATGGTAAAACTCAGGACATTTCTATATGAGATGGTTTATGATAGTCACATTGTTCATGATGATTTTATAAAATGCTCAAGGATAATAAAAGATCTCTATTTTTATTTTCTGAATAACCCAGATGCACTCCTTGCAGAAACCGGCAAACATGATTTTTACGATGAACAGGCAGCATGTGTGTGCGACTTTGTTTCAGGCATGTCTGACAGGTATGCCTTTAACCTTTTTGAAAAGTTTTTTCTTCCACTGCCATGGAATATACCAGGATGA
- a CDS encoding valine--tRNA ligase: MMDKVYDPHRIEETWYAYWIKKGFFTADSHASKPPFSIVIPPPNVTGMLHMGHALNNTLQDIMVRFKRMSGFNTLWVPGTDHAGIATQNVVERELVKEGLSREALGREKFVERVWDWKEHSGGVIISQLKRLGSSCDWSRERFTMDDGLSKAVREVFVRLFNEGLIYQGDYIINWCPRCKTALSDLEAEHEETKGYLYHIKYPLAEGNGHLIVATTRPETMFGDTAVAVNPDDVRYKQYIGKFVVLPIAGKKIPVIGDSYVDVSFGTGVLKVTPAHDINDFEIGKRHNLSIVKVMDDGGKMNENAVHYVGMDRFECREKVVEELEKEGLFEKIEPYAMGVGKCYRCKTVVEPTLSKQWFLKMKPLAEPAIEAVRAHNVRIIPEMWEKVYFEWMENIRDWCISRQIWWGHRIPVWYCDNCGKIYVSVDDPHVCSECKGELRQESDVLDTWFSSGLWPFTTLGWPEKTDDLKTFYPTALLITGFDILFFWVARMIMMGIKFMGDVPFREVYIHALVRDAEGKKMSKSKGNVIDPLIVIDEYGTDAFRFSLAMLAAQGRDILLSEERIEGVRNFANKVWNASRFALTFLEDMPATSEKSEAGSFSFLPDKWIRSRVQKVIREVTESLDTYKFNEVASTLYNFIWHEFCDWYLELIKPNLYGKVTRYDNNITKNVLNNTLTDILKLLHPIMPFITEEIYQKLPHHSFTDSSLDGDKEGLYESIMVSTFPIYDEAQVDEKSESGMDMIMGVVDVIRNIRGETGIAPNTKVEVMIRANDNRGLLEEYEYYIKELAKVGELVFITCEAPEKAAVGIYREVEIFVPIKDLIDAPKEIARIEKELAKIEEDMGRIFNKINNASFREKAPPEVISKNELNYNILQEKKDKLTGSRKILEGLTGK, encoded by the coding sequence ATGATGGATAAGGTTTATGATCCGCACAGAATAGAAGAAACATGGTATGCATATTGGATTAAGAAAGGTTTTTTCACAGCAGACAGCCATGCTTCGAAACCGCCTTTTTCAATTGTTATACCGCCGCCGAATGTGACCGGAATGTTGCATATGGGCCATGCATTGAACAATACTTTGCAGGATATTATGGTAAGGTTTAAAAGGATGTCAGGTTTTAATACGCTCTGGGTGCCGGGCACGGACCATGCGGGTATTGCGACCCAGAATGTTGTGGAAAGAGAACTTGTAAAGGAAGGACTTAGCCGTGAAGCCCTCGGCAGGGAAAAGTTTGTTGAAAGAGTCTGGGATTGGAAGGAACATTCCGGAGGGGTAATCATCAGTCAATTGAAAAGACTCGGTTCGTCATGCGACTGGTCCAGAGAACGCTTTACCATGGACGATGGTTTATCAAAAGCCGTCCGTGAAGTCTTTGTAAGGCTCTTTAACGAAGGCCTCATATATCAGGGCGATTATATTATAAACTGGTGTCCGAGATGCAAAACCGCACTTTCCGACCTTGAAGCAGAACATGAAGAGACAAAGGGTTATCTATACCATATCAAATATCCCCTCGCAGAAGGCAACGGACATTTGATTGTTGCTACCACAAGACCGGAAACGATGTTCGGGGATACGGCCGTTGCCGTTAACCCGGACGACGTAAGGTACAAACAGTATATTGGTAAGTTTGTGGTACTTCCTATTGCAGGGAAAAAGATCCCGGTTATCGGCGATAGTTATGTTGATGTTTCATTCGGTACAGGTGTTCTGAAAGTCACTCCTGCTCATGACATAAACGATTTCGAAATAGGAAAGAGACACAACCTTTCCATAGTAAAGGTGATGGATGATGGCGGAAAGATGAACGAAAATGCCGTCCATTATGTTGGTATGGACAGGTTCGAGTGCCGGGAAAAGGTTGTTGAGGAACTGGAAAAGGAGGGTCTTTTTGAAAAGATTGAACCTTACGCCATGGGTGTGGGAAAATGCTACCGGTGTAAAACGGTTGTAGAGCCTACATTGTCGAAACAGTGGTTCCTGAAAATGAAACCACTTGCAGAACCTGCGATCGAGGCGGTAAGAGCGCACAACGTCAGGATTATCCCGGAAATGTGGGAAAAGGTCTATTTTGAATGGATGGAAAATATACGGGACTGGTGTATATCCCGGCAGATATGGTGGGGGCATAGAATACCCGTCTGGTACTGTGACAACTGCGGGAAGATTTACGTCAGTGTGGATGACCCTCATGTGTGCAGCGAATGTAAGGGCGAACTGAGACAGGAATCCGATGTGCTCGATACATGGTTTTCTTCAGGGTTGTGGCCTTTTACCACACTTGGCTGGCCTGAAAAAACAGACGATCTGAAAACATTTTATCCGACAGCACTCCTTATAACAGGATTTGACATTCTGTTTTTCTGGGTGGCGCGTATGATTATGATGGGAATCAAATTTATGGGTGATGTGCCCTTTAGAGAAGTATATATCCATGCCCTTGTGAGGGATGCCGAGGGTAAAAAGATGAGTAAATCAAAGGGCAATGTTATTGATCCTTTGATCGTGATAGATGAATACGGAACAGACGCATTCAGATTTTCACTGGCCATGCTTGCAGCTCAGGGCAGGGACATACTCCTTTCCGAGGAAAGGATCGAAGGGGTGAGAAACTTTGCAAACAAGGTATGGAATGCCTCCAGATTTGCGCTGACATTTCTTGAAGATATGCCGGCAACATCTGAAAAGTCTGAGGCGGGTTCATTTTCATTCCTTCCTGATAAATGGATACGCTCAAGAGTGCAAAAGGTTATCCGTGAAGTAACGGAAAGCCTTGATACCTATAAGTTTAATGAGGTTGCAAGTACACTGTATAACTTTATCTGGCATGAGTTCTGTGACTGGTATCTTGAGCTTATTAAACCGAACCTCTACGGAAAGGTGACCAGATATGATAATAATATCACAAAGAATGTGCTCAATAATACGCTGACAGATATATTGAAACTCCTGCACCCGATTATGCCCTTTATTACTGAGGAAATATATCAGAAACTGCCGCATCATTCCTTCACAGATTCCTCTTTAGATGGAGATAAGGAAGGATTATACGAAAGTATTATGGTCTCGACTTTTCCAATATACGATGAAGCACAGGTGGATGAAAAAAGCGAATCCGGTATGGACATGATCATGGGAGTTGTTGATGTAATAAGAAATATCAGGGGTGAAACAGGGATTGCACCGAACACAAAAGTTGAAGTCATGATCCGCGCAAACGACAACCGCGGCCTTCTTGAAGAATATGAATATTATATCAAGGAGTTGGCAAAGGTCGGAGAACTTGTTTTTATAACCTGTGAAGCGCCTGAAAAAGCTGCTGTTGGTATTTATAGAGAGGTGGAGATTTTTGTTCCCATAAAAGACCTTATAGACGCACCTAAAGAAATTGCACGGATAGAGAAGGAACTGGCAAAGATAGAGGAAGATATGGGAAGAATCTTTAATAAGATAAACAATGCCTCTTTCAGGGAGAAAGCCCCGCCTGAAGTAATAAGTAAAAATGAGCTTAATTATAATATATTACAGGAAAAAAAGGATAAATTGACAGGAAGCAGGAAAATTCTTGAAGGACTTACAGGCAAATAA
- a CDS encoding DUF882 domain-containing protein — MSSSDPVRFFRLGDGEINIRNEHNGREAKVNLFDPGGTLNEKALNEIDTVFNFPDNLKGEHISLRLIFLLDYFSDMIAPGKMIHLISGYRSPAYNQKLKKSGGNVASTSTHMDGMAIDFYIEGINGKVLWEAVRKENCCGVGHYGGKSIHIDSGKPRFWEAATSKIGTRESEFNRKVYLSTEYDRYRPGEKIRFFLTSLSDFQFGIHKIATLFKDIEGKNDATALIIQAQDEEECILINDRNASRSIYATLPAGLESGRYRIRFGFCRRPFEQMPTITLSNEIEIIKE, encoded by the coding sequence ATGTCATCCTCGGATCCTGTCCGTTTTTTTCGATTGGGTGACGGCGAGATAAACATACGGAACGAACATAATGGACGAGAAGCAAAGGTAAATCTCTTTGATCCCGGTGGAACATTGAACGAAAAAGCTCTTAATGAAATCGATACGGTATTCAATTTTCCTGATAATCTGAAAGGAGAGCATATCTCTCTAAGGCTTATTTTTTTATTAGACTATTTTTCTGACATGATTGCCCCCGGTAAAATGATCCATCTCATTTCAGGCTATAGAAGCCCTGCTTATAACCAAAAGCTGAAGAAATCCGGTGGTAACGTGGCCAGTACAAGTACACATATGGACGGTATGGCAATAGATTTTTACATAGAGGGGATTAACGGCAAGGTCCTGTGGGAGGCTGTTCGCAAAGAGAATTGCTGCGGAGTTGGCCATTATGGAGGCAAAAGCATCCACATCGATTCCGGGAAGCCTCGCTTTTGGGAGGCAGCAACATCAAAGATCGGCACCAGGGAAAGTGAATTCAACCGCAAGGTCTATCTGTCAACTGAATATGATCGTTACAGACCAGGGGAAAAGATTCGTTTCTTCCTCACATCATTAAGTGATTTTCAATTCGGAATCCACAAGATAGCTACATTATTCAAGGATATTGAAGGAAAAAATGATGCGACAGCGCTAATAATTCAAGCCCAGGACGAAGAAGAGTGCATTCTAATCAACGATAGGAATGCGTCGCGATCAATATATGCAACGCTACCCGCAGGATTGGAATCGGGTCGATACAGGATTCGATTTGGTTTCTGCAGAAGACCATTTGAACAAATGCCAACTATAACTTTATCAAACGAGATAGAAATCATTAAAGAGTGA
- a CDS encoding uracil-DNA glycosylase — translation MTELNVKRFLTAMKNMGIDSYVSGRENMLTLPLLHKTVKGCRKCSLADTRQKVVFGEGNSKSRIVFIGEAPGEEEDIKGRPFVGRAGKLLDKMIEGIGLRREEVYICNVLKCRPPNNRDPKPDEAEVCKHYLISQLEIISPKIICTLGKHAYNTLLGVDESIIRIRGTLTRYKGIKLLPTYHPSFLLRNAGRMQEAIGDMETLKHLLRE, via the coding sequence ATGACTGAACTTAATGTAAAAAGATTCCTAACTGCCATGAAAAACATGGGAATTGATTCCTATGTTTCCGGCAGGGAGAATATGCTCACGCTCCCTCTTCTCCATAAAACAGTAAAAGGGTGCAGAAAATGTTCCCTTGCTGATACCCGACAGAAAGTGGTATTCGGAGAAGGTAACAGTAAATCAAGGATTGTATTCATCGGAGAAGCTCCGGGTGAAGAAGAAGATATCAAGGGAAGGCCCTTTGTAGGAAGAGCAGGAAAACTTCTTGACAAGATGATCGAAGGGATCGGATTAAGGCGCGAAGAGGTATACATTTGTAATGTTCTGAAATGCAGGCCGCCAAACAACAGAGACCCCAAACCGGATGAGGCTGAAGTCTGCAAACATTACCTTATATCCCAGCTTGAGATTATAAGCCCTAAAATTATATGTACGCTTGGTAAACATGCCTATAATACATTGCTTGGTGTCGATGAAAGCATAATCAGGATAAGAGGAACACTTACCAGATACAAGGGGATAAAACTGCTTCCCACCTACCACCCCTCCTTTCTGCTTCGTAACGCAGGCAGGATGCAGGAAGCTATCGGAGATATGGAGACGCTGAAGCATCTCCTCAGGGAGTAA
- a CDS encoding LysR family transcriptional regulator, with translation MIVNMNQLRSFYTAAKLNSITKAAQALMVTPPAITMHIKRFEENIGVRLIVRDGNSIRLTGTGEGVMERADLIFQEIHEMEGYLEDVSSGRSGDLHVGCPEAPLRNLMPLIETFKKTYPGVRIILDQGSNAEMIKSIIDHRNELAVIRYSPNNSRLKTKVLWQHDIVLIASPKSVHWPGSEISVMQLSQIPLVIKREGSAAREVVLEYLRKFKVTPLIAAESASTALLKELVQQDNGIGFIQRGAVEEELENGTLRLIRIIEGFPVIEDGIAYANRRELSPAAWAFLRLIDTSWPFKS, from the coding sequence ATGATTGTGAACATGAATCAGCTTCGTTCCTTCTATACGGCAGCTAAACTAAACAGCATTACGAAAGCTGCTCAGGCCCTTATGGTGACGCCACCGGCGATTACCATGCATATCAAAAGGTTCGAAGAGAACATCGGGGTTCGGCTGATTGTCCGGGATGGGAACTCCATTCGGCTGACCGGCACCGGAGAGGGCGTGATGGAAAGAGCAGATCTGATTTTTCAAGAGATCCATGAAATGGAGGGCTATCTGGAGGACGTGTCCTCCGGCAGGTCAGGAGATCTGCACGTGGGATGCCCTGAAGCCCCCTTGAGAAATCTCATGCCCCTTATTGAGACTTTTAAGAAAACCTATCCAGGCGTAAGGATAATCCTTGACCAGGGTTCTAATGCGGAGATGATTAAAAGCATAATTGATCACCGGAACGAACTTGCAGTTATCCGGTACAGCCCCAACAACAGCAGGCTTAAGACCAAGGTCTTGTGGCAGCATGATATTGTCCTCATTGCCTCACCGAAGAGCGTCCATTGGCCGGGTTCTGAAATCTCTGTCATGCAATTATCGCAGATTCCGTTGGTTATCAAACGTGAAGGATCTGCAGCAAGAGAGGTGGTTCTTGAGTATCTCCGGAAATTCAAAGTGACTCCGTTGATTGCGGCGGAATCGGCAAGTACTGCCCTTCTCAAGGAATTAGTACAACAGGACAACGGTATAGGGTTCATACAACGAGGCGCTGTAGAGGAGGAACTGGAAAACGGAACTCTGAGATTGATCCGGATTATTGAAGGATTTCCCGTCATCGAAGATGGGATTGCCTATGCAAACCGCAGGGAACTTTCACCCGCGGCTTGGGCCTTTCTCAGGCTCATTGATACATCATGGCCATTTAAGTCATAG
- a CDS encoding CBS domain-containing protein yields the protein MKVVELMNNNVVTCRPSESLTVIVNKFELFNIAGMPVVEKGKLAGMICQSDILKNLREEGVSLKDLTVKDVMVEEVITVSPTESVVEVAKIMIDKQINRIPVVENNVVIGIVTRTDIVRAVAECG from the coding sequence ATGAAGGTTGTAGAGCTTATGAACAATAATGTGGTTACCTGCCGTCCTTCAGAATCGCTTACCGTTATTGTGAACAAATTTGAGCTTTTTAATATTGCAGGAATGCCTGTTGTAGAAAAAGGAAAATTGGCCGGCATGATCTGCCAAAGCGATATTTTGAAGAACTTGAGAGAAGAGGGCGTAAGCCTTAAAGACCTCACAGTTAAAGATGTTATGGTAGAGGAGGTTATCACGGTTTCTCCAACCGAGTCGGTTGTAGAGGTTGCAAAAATAATGATTGATAAACAAATAAACAGGATACCCGTTGTAGAGAATAACGTTGTTATTGGCATTGTAACAAGAACCGATATTGTACGGGCTGTGGCAGAGTGCGGATAA